A genomic region of Candidatus Zixiibacteriota bacterium contains the following coding sequences:
- a CDS encoding flagellar hook-basal body complex protein, with product MMSSLFAGVTGLRNHQTKMNVIGNNISNVNTIGFKGGRVTFQEALVQTLKGAGRPTALSGGTNPVQMGLGMKIAAIDTLFHQGGLENTGQITDLAIQGSGFFVLSDGIGEFYSRAGAFGIDAQSYLVDPGTGWKVRGKMADSTGHIPAISTIGDIRLPFGQQDPAHATTTINLANNLDSAATDSIATLMLSGGTGIDQVTGMAEDGAGGLHVVVIDDNGGNGQAVRSTFDPTTAGPGNLNGAMTGNTTLADLGVDATGLDFDITVDGTTTTQIRGLTLLSTIANVVDSINNIAGVTCTLDTLTDPSNAQVIIERSKAGSNSAYYVTSSAGNADAAGVPPQPNLINRLFGLDGAGVQTIGGLDHTFTAVDSFTPFGKAAESPHPLIIAVDETTGMAMGVEDLGGGGITIKTSSYQGISAGTLEIQTAATQHSTSITTYDSQGGKHTVIMTFTRTTTDNLWDWAISLPGDETIMEGGSGTIRFNTDGSLLNFQYNGGASSLRFDPGNGGDVVDIMLNSGSTSQFNGLTGFAAPFTASAIYQDGYGMGILENMAISPDGTITGLFSNGLSRTMAQVILADFNNKGGLRRAGHGLYKESANSGTAIHGVAGETVSGTISSGALESSNVDIAMEFTNMITAQRGFQANARVITTSDSMLDELVNLKR from the coding sequence ATGATGAGTTCACTTTTCGCCGGTGTAACCGGTTTGCGCAATCACCAGACAAAGATGAATGTGATTGGTAATAATATATCAAACGTCAATACGATAGGCTTTAAAGGCGGTCGAGTCACTTTTCAGGAAGCTCTGGTTCAGACTCTGAAAGGCGCCGGTCGGCCAACGGCTCTATCGGGCGGTACTAACCCGGTTCAGATGGGACTGGGTATGAAAATAGCGGCTATTGATACACTGTTCCATCAGGGCGGACTTGAAAATACCGGACAAATTACCGACCTGGCTATTCAGGGTTCGGGATTTTTTGTCCTCTCTGACGGCATCGGTGAATTTTACTCCCGGGCCGGAGCATTTGGTATTGATGCCCAAAGTTATCTCGTAGATCCGGGCACCGGTTGGAAGGTGCGGGGTAAGATGGCCGATTCAACCGGTCATATCCCCGCTATCTCGACTATCGGTGACATTCGGCTTCCTTTCGGACAACAGGATCCGGCTCATGCGACAACGACAATTAATCTGGCTAATAACCTTGATAGCGCCGCCACTGATTCAATCGCCACCCTTATGCTTTCCGGAGGGACCGGAATTGACCAGGTAACCGGTATGGCCGAAGATGGCGCCGGCGGCTTACACGTAGTTGTTATTGACGATAACGGCGGTAATGGCCAGGCGGTACGCTCTACATTTGACCCGACCACGGCTGGTCCGGGAAACCTTAATGGCGCCATGACAGGAAATACCACCCTGGCTGATCTTGGCGTAGATGCTACCGGACTGGACTTTGATATTACTGTTGACGGAACCACCACTACTCAAATTCGAGGATTAACTCTATTGTCAACTATTGCAAATGTGGTTGATTCTATAAATAACATTGCAGGAGTAACCTGTACTCTTGATACGCTTACAGACCCATCCAACGCTCAGGTAATCATTGAAAGATCAAAAGCTGGATCAAATTCCGCATATTATGTTACGAGTTCAGCCGGCAATGCGGATGCGGCCGGCGTTCCGCCTCAGCCAAACCTGATAAACCGTCTTTTTGGGCTTGACGGTGCGGGCGTTCAGACCATCGGCGGATTAGATCATACTTTTACGGCTGTTGATTCCTTTACTCCGTTTGGAAAAGCCGCTGAATCACCGCATCCTTTGATTATCGCAGTCGATGAAACCACAGGTATGGCGATGGGCGTGGAAGATCTCGGTGGAGGTGGCATTACGATTAAGACGTCATCTTATCAGGGAATTTCGGCCGGTACTTTGGAAATCCAAACTGCCGCTACCCAGCACTCAACTTCTATCACAACCTATGACTCCCAGGGCGGCAAGCATACCGTCATAATGACTTTCACCAGAACGACAACCGACAACCTGTGGGATTGGGCAATTTCGCTCCCCGGAGATGAGACTATTATGGAAGGCGGATCCGGAACGATTCGCTTTAACACCGATGGTTCGCTTTTGAACTTCCAATATAACGGCGGCGCTTCGTCATTACGTTTTGATCCCGGAAATGGCGGTGATGTCGTCGACATAATGCTTAACTCCGGCAGCACTTCGCAGTTCAATGGCCTCACCGGATTCGCGGCTCCGTTTACAGCCTCAGCCATCTATCAGGATGGATATGGCATGGGTATTCTCGAGAATATGGCAATTTCACCAGACGGTACAATAACCGGGTTATTCAGTAACGGTCTGTCGCGTACTATGGCCCAGGTGATTCTGGCAGACTTTAATAACAAAGGCGGCCTGCGTCGTGCCGGACATGGCCTCTATAAAGAATCGGCCAACTCCGGAACCGCGATTCATGGTGTTGCCGGTGAAACCGTGTCGGGAACGATAAGTTCCGGCGCTTTGGAATCATCCAATGTCGATATTGCGATGGAGTTCACCAACATGATTACCGCTCAGCGCGGTTTTCAGGCTAACGCCCGGGTAATTACTACATCTGATAGTATGCTCGATGAATTGGTGAATCTGAAACGTTAA
- a CDS encoding TIGR02530 family flagellar biosynthesis protein, whose product MLKVTAYQNVNLPDKTIRPAGPIQPAGKANGTGTKVNFKSTLDEVVQKNANINFSAHARARLHSRGVVLDDAMLNALSQAIDKAEAKGARESLVLSNDAAYVVSVTNRTVITAFDKDNLRDGVFTAIDSAIIL is encoded by the coding sequence ATGCTGAAAGTAACCGCGTATCAGAATGTAAATTTGCCGGACAAGACGATTCGTCCCGCCGGACCGATTCAACCGGCCGGCAAGGCGAATGGGACCGGAACCAAGGTTAATTTCAAATCGACCCTTGATGAGGTTGTTCAGAAAAACGCCAATATTAATTTTTCGGCTCATGCCCGGGCGCGTTTGCATTCGCGCGGCGTGGTACTGGACGATGCCATGTTGAATGCTTTGTCTCAGGCGATTGATAAGGCTGAGGCTAAGGGCGCTCGGGAATCACTGGTATTATCCAATGACGCGGCTTACGTCGTTTCAGTAACTAATCGCACCGTCATTACTGCTTTTGACAAAGACAATCTGCGGGACGGTGTCTTCACCGCGATAGACAGCGCGATAATTTTGTAA
- a CDS encoding flagellar hook capping FlgD N-terminal domain-containing protein gives MPLENVTYVNTKNGFGQIAPPSKDLGRDEFLRLLVAQLSHQDPMNPIKDEAFVAQLAQFSSLEQLENMNRNMIDSLNYDFLLSQTISNTMATSLIGRSVRADSSQLYLETAGAADIAVDLDKAATELVITIKDIDGNVVRTINKNGLTPGDHLINWDGTDNNGVQASSGVYTIDIVAKDTNGNSFTPRQYLEGKVSGITYKEGLALLNINGQQIPLSSVREVNEG, from the coding sequence ATGCCACTGGAAAATGTAACATATGTTAATACAAAAAATGGATTTGGGCAGATAGCGCCTCCCAGCAAAGACCTCGGGCGAGATGAGTTTCTCAGATTATTAGTGGCCCAGCTATCCCATCAGGACCCGATGAATCCAATTAAGGATGAGGCTTTTGTCGCGCAGTTGGCTCAGTTTTCTTCATTGGAACAGTTGGAAAATATGAACCGTAACATGATCGATAGCCTCAACTATGACTTTTTGCTGTCGCAGACAATCTCCAATACTATGGCGACATCGTTAATCGGTCGGTCGGTGCGGGCGGATTCCTCGCAGTTATATCTGGAAACCGCCGGAGCGGCCGATATTGCAGTTGATCTTGACAAGGCCGCCACCGAGTTGGTAATAACTATTAAGGATATTGACGGCAATGTCGTCAGAACAATTAACAAAAACGGACTGACACCCGGTGATCATCTCATCAATTGGGATGGTACCGATAATAACGGCGTCCAGGCATCATCGGGAGTGTACACGATCGATATTGTTGCCAAAGACACCAATGGTAATTCGTTTACTCCCCGTCAGTATCTGGAAGGTAAAGTATCCGGTATTACCTACAAGGAAGGGTTGGCTCTGTTAAATATCAACGGCCAGCAGATTCCGTTGTCATCAGTCCGAGAGGTTAATGAGGGATAG
- a CDS encoding flagellar hook-length control protein FliK — MNNGVMGLSASPFDMLLGFGGKQPAQGRSSPDDFGQLLSLFPQLQLSEMTLPGMTDGLNPEILIRQDFLPLTVGAGKIVIPQEFAEMAGLKQVIFPDTKIQSPLESELKSGHFAQADLVMVEGDENQDIFLRLKSMSDNLSQGLKPEAEVSEKNTIILPMQIRTVELNGKQLFADAVLKTAAGEDVSIRLKLDVTGNQNKTSGDGLIYVRNDGDTARHVKQLPELIRDLNVKLIAVEGIEENAQAMTKSALPRAVVELMNPKNINDAKLGITKETLPDVETLEANPKDISSKNGQVSKGLQNTNSGSVLNAETSAFEKLNGRVSETQVPTTSEITSSVSNNQGSFDQKLSTPTVKFFDLDFGLNQLKQNPGQKIRVQLSPARLGTMELSIASHRGHVTINLVLNSMQAKQAVERGLAHLESQLSASGIKVDTFQLHVNGPTRGESFAGHQHHFYQGDYGQHQQGQRFYRDMFEKAQNRLNQSGESFDRIMVDCLA; from the coding sequence ATGAATAACGGAGTCATGGGACTTTCCGCCAGCCCGTTTGATATGTTATTGGGTTTTGGTGGGAAGCAGCCCGCTCAGGGCCGATCAAGCCCGGATGACTTCGGGCAATTGCTGAGTCTGTTTCCGCAATTGCAGTTGTCTGAAATGACGCTTCCGGGCATGACGGATGGTTTAAACCCGGAAATTTTGATCCGGCAGGACTTTCTGCCGTTAACCGTGGGTGCGGGTAAGATTGTTATTCCGCAGGAATTTGCGGAAATGGCAGGATTGAAGCAGGTCATATTTCCGGACACAAAGATTCAATCGCCACTCGAGTCAGAATTAAAATCGGGGCATTTCGCGCAGGCTGATTTGGTAATGGTCGAAGGCGATGAGAATCAGGATATCTTTCTCAGACTCAAATCGATGAGTGATAATCTGTCGCAGGGATTGAAACCTGAGGCGGAAGTTTCTGAGAAGAATACAATTATTTTACCGATGCAAATCCGGACGGTCGAGCTGAATGGGAAGCAACTATTTGCCGACGCCGTTCTAAAAACAGCGGCCGGGGAAGATGTGTCGATCCGGTTAAAATTGGATGTGACCGGAAATCAGAATAAGACATCTGGAGATGGTCTTATTTATGTTCGCAACGACGGGGATACGGCTCGCCATGTGAAACAATTGCCGGAATTAATCCGGGATCTGAACGTGAAATTAATAGCCGTAGAGGGCATCGAGGAAAACGCTCAGGCAATGACCAAATCGGCGCTTCCCCGGGCCGTCGTAGAATTGATGAACCCAAAAAATATCAATGACGCGAAGTTAGGAATTACTAAGGAGACATTACCTGATGTTGAGACTTTGGAAGCCAATCCAAAGGATATTAGTTCAAAGAATGGACAAGTATCCAAAGGACTGCAAAATACTAATTCAGGTTCCGTTCTCAACGCAGAGACTTCCGCTTTTGAGAAATTGAATGGCCGAGTATCTGAAACTCAAGTTCCGACGACCTCTGAAATCACTTCTTCAGTTTCGAATAATCAGGGTTCGTTTGATCAAAAGTTGTCGACACCAACGGTCAAGTTCTTTGATCTTGATTTTGGATTGAATCAGTTAAAACAAAATCCGGGTCAGAAAATCAGAGTCCAGTTGTCGCCGGCCCGATTGGGTACGATGGAATTATCTATTGCCAGTCATCGTGGTCATGTGACGATCAACCTGGTTCTCAACTCGATGCAGGCCAAGCAGGCGGTCGAGCGCGGTCTGGCTCATCTGGAAAGTCAGCTATCGGCTTCGGGCATCAAAGTGGATACTTTCCAGCTTCATGTCAACGGTCCGACCAGAGGGGAATCATTCGCCGGACATCAGCATCATTTTTATCAGGGTGATTATGGCCAGCATCAACAGGGTCAGCGATTCTATCGCGATATGTTTGAAAAGGCCCAGAACCGACTTAACCAGTCCGGTGAGAGTTTTGACCGGATTATGGTAGATTGTCTTGCGTAA
- a CDS encoding transposase — MGKRHISQSNTNFFFITATFENWKQFGNVPGFYEKLSESLIFYNEKYQAKIVGHVFMPSHIHLILYINSIDLGNYIRDFKKFITQKAVRDLGINDQNIWMPRYDSVGLYSESVLLTKLKYIHNNPVRNGLVTNPADWKWSSAGDYESNNSGPIPIWKGWAGDD, encoded by the coding sequence ATGGGAAAAAGGCATATTAGTCAATCGAACACAAATTTCTTCTTTATTACCGCAACATTTGAGAATTGGAAACAATTTGGCAACGTTCCAGGCTTTTATGAAAAATTATCCGAATCACTAATCTTCTATAACGAAAAGTATCAAGCAAAGATCGTAGGTCATGTCTTCATGCCAAGTCATATCCACCTTATTCTTTATATAAATTCTATTGATCTTGGCAATTATATTAGGGATTTTAAGAAATTTATTACCCAGAAAGCTGTTCGGGACTTGGGGATAAATGATCAAAATATTTGGATGCCTCGGTATGATAGTGTCGGTTTATATTCAGAAAGCGTATTATTGACTAAATTGAAGTATATTCACAATAATCCTGTCCGTAACGGATTAGTCACTAATCCTGCTGACTGGAAATGGTCGAGTGCTGGAGATTATGAATCAAATAACAGCGGCCCAATTCCGATTTGGAAAGGTTGGGCCGGCGATGATTGA
- a CDS encoding HD domain-containing protein gives MKDIYVKDLRPGDTITGIFALRKLELLEKDGRFRLAMELGDSTGRVKAVMWDVSEDQAALYETGIFVKVKGPISTYMGANQLRIDRIRPVTKDDDIDMRDFFRSATRTKEELNGLLNSMIERVDNNYLKTLLNNIFDDEDIREKYLTSPAAKLLHHDTIGGLADHSLNIAEIVVRLGDLYPKLNRDLLICGAILHDIGKIWEFSVDSMIDYSDSGRLIGHIAQGDEFVCAIADDIEHFPEDLLMHLRHLIVSHQGELQKGSPVVPQTPEAVLLHHSDELDSRMGAVEKIRERTGDSGWSTYQRIFERFFYFGTGENLDESQE, from the coding sequence GTGAAAGATATTTATGTCAAAGATTTGCGTCCCGGAGATACTATTACGGGAATTTTCGCGCTCAGAAAATTGGAATTGCTCGAAAAAGACGGGCGGTTTCGGCTGGCGATGGAGTTGGGTGATAGTACCGGCCGGGTGAAAGCCGTCATGTGGGACGTTTCAGAAGATCAGGCCGCATTGTACGAAACCGGGATATTCGTCAAGGTTAAGGGGCCGATTTCGACTTATATGGGAGCCAATCAACTGCGAATCGACCGAATCCGTCCAGTAACCAAAGATGATGATATTGATATGCGTGATTTTTTCCGCTCGGCGACTCGAACTAAAGAAGAATTAAACGGGCTTTTGAATTCGATGATTGAGCGGGTGGATAATAATTATTTGAAGACACTGTTGAACAATATTTTTGATGATGAAGATATTCGCGAAAAATACCTGACATCTCCCGCCGCGAAACTGCTTCATCATGACACTATCGGCGGACTGGCTGACCATTCGCTAAATATCGCTGAAATTGTCGTCAGACTCGGCGATTTGTATCCCAAACTCAATCGCGATTTGTTGATTTGCGGAGCGATCCTTCATGACATCGGGAAAATCTGGGAATTCAGTGTTGATTCGATGATTGATTACTCCGATTCCGGGCGGTTGATCGGGCATATCGCCCAGGGCGATGAATTCGTTTGCGCCATCGCCGACGATATTGAACATTTTCCTGAAGATTTGCTCATGCATCTGCGTCATTTGATCGTTTCGCATCAGGGCGAGCTGCAAAAAGGCTCACCAGTCGTACCGCAAACTCCCGAAGCCGTTCTGTTGCATCATTCCGATGAGCTCGATTCCCGTATGGGCGCCGTTGAGAAGATTCGCGAACGCACCGGCGATTCCGGTTGGTCAACCTACCAGCGCATCTTCGAACGCTTCTTTTACTTCGGAACTGGAGAAAATCTGGATGAATCTCAGGAATAG
- a CDS encoding LptF/LptG family permease: MEATANKEVKRQALIVRFIKAFDFRNRLSLYILREHIGPFIFAFIIITFVLIIDFVPHLVDMIVGKDLPASIIFKVFIYQMGWIIALSVPMAVLVATLMAFGRLTSDFEITAIKASGIHVMRIMFPVILAALALTYSMIYFHNEVLPDINHRARILMQDVRRLRPTLQIHSGAFVTDIPGYIILIDSVNHTTSELTGVKILEMGKRRKAPRTIVAQSGFLSFTNNGRDLIFDLNDGEIHEFDKESTENYRRLSFVNQRILVSEVSKDFEETDDQYRTDREKSSRQMLEDIMKWETGIKPYRQKIDDLVASRIDFIFSDSMPLSPDSTAPDNIALSHLATAEEANSRILSREREGIRTQQKLIDSYMVEVYKKYSIPTACIAFVLIGTPLGIIARRGSMGISIGISLGLFILYWAFLIGGEDLADRGIVTPFWAMWSANFLLGAIGIYMLYVVSVEKSFWAIFKLTRSKASAGKK, translated from the coding sequence ATGGAAGCTACGGCAAACAAAGAAGTTAAACGGCAGGCGTTGATCGTCCGTTTTATCAAAGCTTTTGATTTTCGAAATCGATTATCGCTATATATTCTCCGCGAACATATCGGACCGTTTATCTTTGCCTTTATCATCATCACCTTCGTCCTGATTATTGATTTCGTCCCCCATCTGGTTGATATGATTGTCGGAAAAGACCTGCCCGCCTCGATCATATTCAAGGTTTTTATTTACCAGATGGGCTGGATAATCGCTCTCTCGGTCCCGATGGCGGTTCTGGTCGCGACTCTTATGGCTTTCGGCAGGCTGACGTCCGATTTTGAAATCACGGCCATCAAAGCCTCCGGCATTCACGTCATGCGAATCATGTTTCCGGTTATCCTGGCGGCGCTGGCGCTAACGTACAGCATGATTTATTTTCATAACGAAGTTCTTCCCGACATAAATCATCGCGCCCGGATTTTGATGCAGGACGTCCGGCGGCTGCGGCCGACTCTGCAAATTCACAGCGGCGCCTTCGTGACCGATATCCCGGGATACATTATTCTCATTGATTCGGTCAATCATACAACATCGGAATTAACCGGAGTTAAGATTCTCGAGATGGGCAAAAGACGTAAAGCGCCCCGCACAATTGTAGCCCAATCCGGATTCTTGAGCTTTACCAATAACGGCCGGGACCTGATATTCGACCTCAACGACGGCGAAATTCATGAATTCGATAAAGAATCGACCGAAAACTACCGACGATTATCATTTGTAAACCAGAGGATTCTTGTCAGTGAAGTGTCTAAGGATTTCGAGGAAACGGATGACCAGTACCGCACCGACCGGGAAAAATCGTCGCGACAGATGCTGGAAGATATCATGAAATGGGAAACCGGGATTAAACCTTACCGACAAAAAATTGACGATCTTGTCGCCAGCCGAATTGATTTTATATTTTCCGATTCGATGCCCCTGTCTCCTGATTCCACCGCTCCCGATAATATTGCGCTGTCGCATCTGGCAACGGCCGAGGAAGCCAATTCGCGAATCCTGTCCCGCGAACGAGAAGGCATCCGGACTCAGCAAAAACTAATCGATTCCTATATGGTTGAAGTATATAAAAAATATTCTATCCCAACCGCCTGCATAGCCTTTGTACTTATCGGGACTCCCCTGGGAATTATCGCCCGGCGAGGAAGTATGGGAATCAGTATAGGGATATCTCTTGGTCTGTTTATACTCTACTGGGCCTTTTTGATCGGCGGCGAAGATTTGGCAGACAGAGGAATCGTGACACCATTCTGGGCCATGTGGTCGGCTAATTTTCTGCTCGGCGCAATAGGCATATATATGCTTTATGTGGTATCGGTTGAAAAAAGTTTCTGGGCAATATTTAAACTGACCCGGAGCAAAGCGTCAGCAGGGAAAAAATGA
- a CDS encoding LptF/LptG family permease: MMRTVDRYLLSRFLISLLVACGGITIIALIVDLVGHLEDIVDSAAGVKDVLLYYLYFIPWIYKITIPASVLLAGLFSIGLLAKNNEILAMKSSGLSLYRIALPLLIFTFLLSCANFYFNEEILPYTIRERERIKHGELEKKSRKGSILYNLSKQGSGGYIYHFEIFRPGRKEAKNALVQRFENDSLKESYRGELMKFANGQWSIFNGAYRSFVEGEETFKQFDSLLLPSCKERPEEFEKYQGKPEDMGYRELQGYIEVLDKTGAPYTRELVDLKTKLSFPFTSFIVMFICVPVAANPKRSGVARAFAIAAGISLTYFVIFKVTQSFGYSGSISPNVAAWSINAAFLVVGIFVFIRSHK; this comes from the coding sequence ATGATGAGAACCGTCGACAGATATTTATTATCCCGATTCTTGATTTCTTTGCTGGTCGCCTGCGGAGGCATAACAATAATCGCTCTCATCGTTGATCTGGTCGGGCATCTTGAGGACATTGTCGATAGCGCCGCCGGTGTCAAAGACGTTCTGCTATATTACTTATATTTCATCCCGTGGATATATAAGATTACCATTCCGGCTTCGGTGTTACTGGCGGGTTTATTTTCAATCGGGCTGCTGGCCAAAAACAATGAGATCCTGGCCATGAAATCATCAGGATTATCCCTCTATCGCATCGCCCTGCCACTTCTGATTTTTACTTTCCTGTTATCGTGCGCCAATTTTTACTTTAACGAAGAAATCCTCCCTTACACGATCCGCGAACGCGAACGCATTAAACACGGCGAACTTGAAAAGAAAAGCCGTAAGGGTTCAATCTTATATAATCTGTCGAAACAAGGATCAGGCGGATATATCTATCATTTTGAAATATTCCGCCCGGGCCGCAAAGAAGCCAAAAACGCACTGGTGCAGAGATTCGAAAATGATTCCCTGAAGGAATCTTACCGAGGCGAGTTGATGAAATTTGCCAATGGACAATGGAGCATCTTTAATGGCGCCTACCGGAGTTTCGTCGAAGGCGAAGAAACTTTTAAACAATTCGATTCCCTTCTGCTACCGAGCTGCAAAGAACGCCCGGAAGAATTCGAGAAATACCAAGGTAAACCGGAGGATATGGGTTACCGCGAATTGCAGGGATATATCGAAGTACTCGATAAAACAGGCGCGCCTTATACCCGTGAGTTGGTCGATTTGAAAACGAAATTATCTTTTCCCTTCACATCGTTTATTGTCATGTTTATTTGCGTTCCGGTCGCGGCCAATCCAAAACGGAGCGGGGTCGCGCGAGCTTTTGCCATCGCCGCCGGTATTTCATTGACATACTTCGTCATATTCAAGGTCACTCAATCATTCGGATATAGCGGGTCGATTTCTCCCAATGTCGCCGCCTGGTCAATTAACGCCGCATTTTTAGTCGTAGGTATATTTGTGTTTATTCGGTCTCATAAGTAA
- a CDS encoding class I SAM-dependent methyltransferase, whose translation MNKDHEINRKNWNARTDAHYKHPEYRVKEFLNGSLKLHPLELKEVGDVNGKSLLHLQCHFGLDTLSWARLGAKVTGIDISDRSIELANELKDKAGLEARFIRTDLFNLPEVLDEEFDIVFTSYGVLWWMSDIKRWAKIVAQYVRRDGFFYIADGHPVMNMLDKDKRVFEPYFNQGVERYYDEGDYCDKDLKIEEECGWRWTLSDVINALIGAGLTLEYIHEFPFCCYDHWPNFVKDKDGWYYYPDMKKDVPMTFSIKAVKR comes from the coding sequence ATGAATAAGGATCATGAAATTAATCGCAAGAACTGGAACGCCCGCACCGACGCTCATTACAAACATCCCGAATATCGAGTCAAAGAATTTCTGAACGGTTCATTAAAGCTGCATCCTCTGGAGCTGAAAGAAGTCGGGGACGTTAACGGAAAATCTTTGTTGCACCTGCAATGCCATTTCGGCCTTGACACCTTATCGTGGGCGAGGTTGGGCGCGAAAGTAACCGGAATTGACATTTCTGACAGGTCAATTGAACTCGCCAATGAACTCAAAGATAAGGCCGGATTAGAGGCGCGATTTATCAGAACCGATTTATTTAACTTGCCCGAAGTTCTGGACGAAGAATTTGACATTGTCTTTACTTCGTACGGTGTGCTGTGGTGGATGTCAGATATCAAGCGATGGGCAAAAATAGTAGCTCAATATGTTAGAAGGGACGGATTTTTCTATATCGCCGACGGGCATCCGGTCATGAATATGCTCGATAAAGACAAAAGAGTTTTTGAGCCTTATTTCAATCAGGGTGTGGAGCGATATTATGATGAGGGCGATTACTGCGATAAGGATTTGAAAATCGAAGAGGAATGCGGCTGGCGCTGGACTTTATCAGATGTGATAAACGCCTTGATTGGAGCCGGACTGACTCTCGAATACATCCATGAATTTCCGTTCTGCTGCTATGACCATTGGCCCAATTTCGTTAAAGACAAAGATGGCTGGTATTACTACCCCGACATGAAAAAAGACGTCCCTATGACTTTTTCGATCAAGGCCGTGAAGAGGTAG
- a CDS encoding C69 family dipeptidase codes for MLNTFLFKKVLGFVCFISIALCLVSNANDNCYSIVVGKDASVDGFVLMAHNEDDGPPQIVNHHKIPRIKHQPGDKVRLINGGELDQIEETWSYIWSEIPGLMFSDSYVNEWGVCITSDACPSREDNPVLPEGGISYYLRRLVAERAKTSREGVHLIGALIERFGYDASGRTYIVSDPLEGWLVCAVNGTHWAAARVPDDEVALIANTYTVRNINLSDTMNFIGSDDIIDYAVERGWYDPDEEDQFDFAKAYADPKVAVNTGNLGRQYGGLRLVSPDPIELGGYHPFSLKPKKKMDVPSLMAILRDHYEGTEHYGSNSPSGNPHDRDFRPICRNDTQTSFVVQLRKDMPLDIGIVYWVCLASPCVSTYVPFHFGNIAFPDWYLGSRDTSTELEYQEKLIRPFQHDYSNAFWTFSNLRYKAEKNYDKLIGSIVTERDKVEKQAFDTQESMEKWAAQIYASDKKTAMEILNNYSRGIYLSTVKAMGEITPNN; via the coding sequence ATGTTGAACACTTTTCTCTTTAAAAAAGTATTAGGTTTCGTTTGCTTTATATCAATTGCTTTATGCCTTGTATCCAACGCCAATGACAATTGCTATTCTATCGTTGTCGGGAAGGACGCTTCGGTTGACGGGTTTGTGCTTATGGCGCACAATGAAGATGACGGGCCGCCTCAAATAGTCAATCATCACAAAATCCCAAGAATAAAACATCAACCCGGCGACAAAGTCCGACTCATAAACGGCGGGGAACTGGATCAAATCGAGGAAACCTGGTCGTATATCTGGTCGGAAATTCCCGGACTGATGTTTTCCGACAGCTACGTCAACGAATGGGGCGTTTGTATCACGTCTGACGCCTGCCCATCGCGCGAAGACAATCCTGTCTTGCCCGAAGGCGGAATCAGCTATTATCTGCGCCGACTGGTTGCCGAAAGAGCTAAAACTTCCCGCGAAGGCGTGCATTTAATAGGCGCGTTAATCGAACGGTTTGGTTACGACGCCTCAGGACGAACTTATATTGTCAGCGATCCTCTCGAAGGTTGGCTGGTCTGCGCCGTCAACGGCACGCATTGGGCCGCGGCCCGGGTACCGGATGATGAGGTGGCTCTAATCGCCAACACCTATACCGTGCGTAATATCAATTTGTCGGACACGATGAATTTTATCGGCTCCGATGATATAATAGATTACGCCGTTGAGCGTGGCTGGTATGATCCCGATGAAGAGGATCAGTTTGATTTCGCCAAAGCCTATGCAGACCCGAAGGTTGCCGTCAATACTGGTAATTTAGGACGCCAATACGGAGGATTAAGACTTGTTTCTCCCGATCCGATAGAATTGGGCGGATATCATCCCTTTTCACTGAAACCTAAGAAAAAGATGGACGTCCCATCTTTGATGGCAATCCTCAGAGACCATTATGAAGGCACCGAGCATTATGGCTCCAATTCTCCTTCAGGCAATCCTCACGACCGGGATTTCAGGCCAATCTGCCGTAATGATACTCAAACAAGTTTTGTGGTTCAACTCCGCAAAGATATGCCCCTCGATATTGGCATTGTCTATTGGGTTTGCCTTGCGTCGCCATGTGTCTCGACCTATGTTCCCTTCCATTTCGGGAACATTGCCTTTCCTGATTGGTATTTGGGCTCGCGCGACACTTCGACTGAGTTAGAATATCAGGAAAAATTGATACGGCCATTTCAGCATGACTATTCCAACGCCTTCTGGACTTTCAGCAACCTACGATATAAGGCGGAAAAGAATTATGACAAATTAATCGGGTCTATTGTTACCGAACGTGATAAAGTCGAAAAACAAGCGTTTGATACTCAGGAATCAATGGAAAAATGGGCCGCCCAGATTTACGCCAGCGACAAAAAGACAGCAATGGAAATATTGAATAATTATTCACGAGGCATTTATCTATCGACCGTCAAGGCGATGGGGGAAATTACTCCCAATAATTAG